GCCTTCAAAGATAGAGGTGGCATAGTGTAATCCATGGGACAAAACATGAAGCGTCGCCTTTCGCCAAGGCACATAGGCTCCGTCTTTCCAAATGACCCCATCCCGATCATCAAAGCCTGACATAGATTTCATCTCCCCGTTTTATCCCTTTTGTAAGCCTGTGTTATGGGCTTCCTAGGATAATCTCCGTACGATTAGCGCCCCGTAAATTTTGGCGGCCTCTTGTCCAAAAACGCCTGCATTCCCTCTTTCCTGTCCAGTATATCAAAAGTGGAATGAAATAGCCGCCTTTCATTTTTAATGCCTTCCGACAGGGGCATTTCAAAAGCCGCATTAATGGATTCTTTAATGAGCTGCACCACGGGCAAGGACATGCCTGCAATCTTATGGGCCACTTTAAGCACTTCCTCTAAAAAGCCTTCAGTCTTAAATATGCGTGCCACCAAGCCCATTTCATGGGCCTCTTGGGCCGAGATCATCCGGCCCGTTAGGCACATGTCCATGGCCTTGGACTTTCCCACGAGCCGAGTCAGGCGCTGAGTGCCCCCTGCCCCTGGGATTGTCCCAATAGTCACTTCCGGTTGGGAAAACTTGGCATTTTCAGCCGCCAAGATAAAATCGCACATCATGGCCAACTCGCAGCCCCCGCCCAGAGCATAACCAGACACAGCCGCAATGACAGGTTTTTTAACCTGGGTGATCCGTTCCCATTCCTTGATGAAATCCTTTTGCGTAACCTCAGCGGTGGTTTTATCCACCATCTCTTGAATATCGGCCCCCGCAGCAAAGGCTTTCTCTGAACCCGTTAAAACAATAACATGCACCGCCTCATCACGTTCACATGTATCTAACGCTTGGTTGAGATCTTGGATCAATTGATTGGAAAGGGCATTCAGTGCTTCAGGTCGCTGAAGCGTAAGGAGGGCAACATTTTGTTGCTGGGTAAGTTGGACTAGATCATTTTTCATTTGTTCAAATTAAAACCCCTCAGCTGGATAGCCAAGGGGTTTTTTGCATAAGGTATATAAAAAAACTATACTCGCTAGCCTGCCATACCAATGATTACGTTCTTTAATATCCCATGTTTCGCTGCAACTGAAGCAACTTTTTCAGCAACATCATTGCGAAGAACTTTGTTTGTCTCACATAAAGTCAGAAGCTTGTTCATTGTATCATTTAAATTACTTCCAGACAAAAGCCCCATAACTGCTTTTTCCGCATCTGCTTTGAGGCTAGAATCATTCAAAAGGGCCATAACAACATCAAGCTGTTTTGGACGGGATGCATTTTTAACAGCTTGGACTGCTGCTGTTATTACATTACCATTAACGTTCTTGCTACCAAGTTCACTTTTCACAACTGATACAATCTTAGCTTCATTTCCTGAGGTCTCCAAGGTAGAAACCACTGTTGGTATATCTTTTCCTAGAACCTCATTGATAACGGTTCTAAAAGCTGTAGGATCTTTTTTAACATGATCCATCGCTTTGTTAAAAATAGTTTTCACAAGTGAAGGTTTGTATCTTAATACACCCTCTAATGAAGAAACCTTACTTTTGTCTTGTAAAATTTTAACGACATCACTTTCCAAATTCGCACTCGCCATTGGTGCGCTTCCTAATCCTAAGAGAGCGACAACGCTCACGGCTGATAGTAATTTAAGAGTTTTCATAGCATTTAGCTCCCTAAAGTTATTTTTATTTTGTTCCATCTTCTTGTATTATAACACAAAAAAATACAACTGGGAAATAGGTTTTCTAGGAAGCGTTTTTGAGGGTTCGCTTGTCCCCGTAGAATTCTTGGTACCAGGCAAGAAAATTCTGAAGACCTTCATCAATATGGGTTTTGGGATCATATCCAAGATCATTTTGAGATTCAGTGATATCCGCATATGTCTTTCGCACGTCTCCCATTTGCATGGGTAAAAGATCAATAATGGCTTTCTTACCCAGAATGCGCTCGATGGTTTTAATGAAATCCAAAAGCTGGACAGGATTGTTATTCCCCAAATTATAGACTTTATGGGGCGTTTCACCACAGAGTTTCTTATGTAGGTCTACGTTTAGGGCTCCAATGATCCCTTGGACAATGTCATCCACATAGGTAAAGTCTCGGCACATTTCCCCATTGCCATAAACTTGAATGGGCTCTCCGGCCAAAATATTTTTGGCAAATTTAAAGGCCGCCATATCAGGGCGACCCCACGGCCCATAAACCGTAAAGAAACGCAACCCAACAGCCGGAATGCCATACAATGAGGCATAGGTATAGCTCATCAACTCATCGGCCTTTTTAGACGCCGCATAAATGGAAATGGGCGTATCGGTGCGATCTTCCGTGGCAAAGGGAAGCTTTTTATTGGCCCCATAGACAGAAGAGGAACTCGCATACACAAACTTTTCAAAGCCCTCTTGATGGCGCGCCAGTTCCAAAAGAACCAAATGCCCCATCACATTGGATTGAATGTACGCATAAGGATCTTCTAAAGAATACCGGACACCCGCCTGGGCTGCCAAATTAATGACGTGGACAATAGGAGCAGATTTGGTGCTTTCCCTGTTCCAAAGGGCCGTCATGTCTTCTCGATTAGATAGCTCTATCTTGTTGAAGGAGAAATTCTCGTACCCTTGCAAAATTTCAAGGCGGCCTTTTTTAACGCTCACATCATAATAAGCATTCATATTATCAATGCCAATCACTCGTTCTCCACGCTCTAAAAGCGTCTTGGACAAATGAAAGCCGATAAATCCGCCAACACCGGTTACTAAAATCTTTCTTCCCATTAATCACCAAACCCCTTGATTACAGGTGCAAAACTGCCGAAGCTATAGGTAGCGTGTTTCACAATAGGACGCAACTATATTTGTTTGAACCTGTACTGGGCCTTCAATCTGCTG
This window of the Alphaproteobacteria bacterium genome carries:
- a CDS encoding enoyl-CoA hydratase (Catalyzes the reversible hydration of unsaturated fatty acyl-CoA to beta-hydroxyacyl-CoA) encodes the protein MKNDLVQLTQQQNVALLTLQRPEALNALSNQLIQDLNQALDTCERDEAVHVIVLTGSEKAFAAGADIQEMVDKTTAEVTQKDFIKEWERITQVKKPVIAAVSGYALGGGCELAMMCDFILAAENAKFSQPEVTIGTIPGAGGTQRLTRLVGKSKAMDMCLTGRMISAQEAHEMGLVARIFKTEGFLEEVLKVAHKIAGMSLPVVQLIKESINAAFEMPLSEGIKNERRLFHSTFDILDRKEGMQAFLDKRPPKFTGR
- a CDS encoding NAD-dependent epimerase/dehydratase family protein; the encoded protein is MGRKILVTGVGGFIGFHLSKTLLERGERVIGIDNMNAYYDVSVKKGRLEILQGYENFSFNKIELSNREDMTALWNRESTKSAPIVHVINLAAQAGVRYSLEDPYAYIQSNVMGHLVLLELARHQEGFEKFVYASSSSVYGANKKLPFATEDRTDTPISIYAASKKADELMSYTYASLYGIPAVGLRFFTVYGPWGRPDMAAFKFAKNILAGEPIQVYGNGEMCRDFTYVDDIVQGIIGALNVDLHKKLCGETPHKVYNLGNNNPVQLLDFIKTIERILGKKAIIDLLPMQMGDVRKTYADITESQNDLGYDPKTHIDEGLQNFLAWYQEFYGDKRTLKNAS